Proteins encoded by one window of Rhodobacteraceae bacterium IMCC1335:
- a CDS encoding HyuE hydantoin racemase has translation MLAMGCCNAMAVYLINPNSTKIMTENALHAAQAAAPDLEFIGWTSHNGPSVIEGLEDGAASIPPLLILVQKASDAGADAIIIACFDDTGLKKAKEIARCPVIGIGQASYHMASLLAEKSAVITTVEAAVPILQNNISALGFADHIPVVEAANIGVAELDTDTGKALQKFNATAQNIQLTAQINTFILGCAGAVQISSDFALTGGFTAIEPVSAAARLCRAISARL, from the coding sequence ATGCTGGCGATGGGATGTTGTAACGCGATGGCCGTGTATCTGATCAACCCAAATAGTACAAAAATCATGACGGAAAACGCGCTGCATGCCGCCCAAGCCGCCGCACCTGATCTGGAGTTTATTGGTTGGACTTCCCATAACGGCCCGTCAGTCATCGAAGGGCTTGAAGATGGTGCAGCAAGCATTCCCCCGCTGCTCATATTGGTTCAAAAAGCCTCGGATGCGGGGGCAGATGCAATAATAATCGCCTGTTTTGATGATACAGGCCTGAAGAAGGCAAAGGAAATTGCCCGATGCCCCGTCATAGGAATTGGACAGGCGAGCTATCACATGGCCTCACTTTTGGCCGAAAAAAGCGCAGTTATAACAACCGTTGAGGCAGCGGTTCCGATTCTTCAAAACAACATTTCCGCCTTGGGGTTCGCCGATCATATTCCGGTTGTAGAGGCCGCGAATATTGGCGTTGCTGAATTAGACACGGACACAGGAAAAGCTCTTCAAAAATTCAATGCAACAGCGCAGAATATTCAACTGACAGCACAAATAAACACGTTCATCTTGGGATGCGCGGGCGCTGTTCAAATTTCATCAGATTTTGCCTTAACGGGCGGATTTACCGCAATAGAACCCGTGAGCGCTGCGGCGCGGTTATGCCGCGCGATATCAGCGCGTCTCTAA
- a CDS encoding FCD domain-containing protein has translation MPALKTTMTAHEIGKAIAKAIHEHKVLPGTKLGEDELSEIYGVSRTLVRSALQGLSHELLVDIQPNRGAFVAKPSLREAREIFEARALLEPRTAGSAALRMTQDAARRLQIHIDDEHKALAQNDIGKALWLSGVFHIEISKLANQATIGRFIESLIARSSLIIALYRKRDSALCEKHAHHALLEALSQKDGARAEELMKSHLVDLVSALDLREKVSNPTKLKDVLGGWDA, from the coding sequence ATGCCTGCACTGAAAACGACTATGACGGCTCATGAAATCGGCAAAGCGATTGCCAAAGCGATCCATGAACATAAAGTGCTACCGGGAACCAAATTGGGCGAAGACGAATTGTCGGAGATTTACGGGGTTTCCAGAACGCTGGTGCGCAGCGCATTGCAGGGATTATCGCATGAACTGCTTGTGGATATACAGCCCAATCGAGGAGCATTTGTTGCAAAGCCCAGCTTGAGAGAGGCGCGCGAGATTTTTGAGGCGCGCGCTCTTTTGGAGCCGAGAACGGCGGGGTCTGCAGCGCTCAGGATGACGCAGGATGCCGCGCGCCGATTGCAAATCCATATTGATGATGAGCATAAAGCGTTGGCGCAAAATGATATTGGGAAAGCGTTGTGGTTGTCTGGAGTTTTTCATATTGAGATTTCGAAGCTCGCCAATCAAGCCACGATTGGGCGGTTTATCGAAAGCTTGATCGCCCGGTCTTCGCTGATTATTGCGCTTTATCGCAAAAGAGACAGCGCTTTGTGCGAAAAACATGCCCATCATGCTTTGTTAGAGGCTTTATCGCAAAAAGACGGAGCCAGAGCCGAAGAGTTGATGAAAAGTCATTTGGTGGATTTGGTGTCGGCGCTGGATTTGCGCGAGAAGGTTTCGAACCCAACCAAGCTGAAAGATGTTTTGGGGGGCTGGGACGCTTAA
- a CDS encoding ABC transporter permease subunit — MAPRSLSFYILAGFFILFVIFLYGPILTIGILSFQGPQGGLTFPMNGLSFYWFRDLFEQQAVGDIWGSFRRSLILGLAVMITTVVVSVLGGLAFRKRFKGSTILFYLTVTSLVIPSILVSLGVGLMFDQLGFTVHWSSSGFGAQLTWTLPFGLLIMFAVFNRFDKSYEEAARDQGATAWQTFAHVVLPIIAPSLLGVALFGFTLSYDEFARTLLTSGSYNTLPLEIFGMTTNVTTPVLYALGSLTTGFSFIMIGVFFLTFWIMSSRKKRAGSDAGDGML; from the coding sequence ATGGCCCCACGTTCCTTGAGTTTTTACATATTGGCCGGGTTTTTCATTCTATTCGTCATCTTTCTTTATGGCCCTATCCTCACCATCGGCATTTTAAGCTTTCAAGGGCCGCAAGGTGGGCTGACCTTTCCCATGAACGGCCTGTCCTTCTATTGGTTTCGCGATTTGTTCGAACAACAAGCTGTTGGCGATATCTGGGGTAGCTTTCGCAGATCGCTGATCCTGGGCCTCGCCGTGATGATCACAACGGTTGTGGTCTCTGTGCTGGGCGGTCTGGCGTTTCGCAAACGCTTTAAAGGATCCACCATTCTATTTTATCTCACCGTCACGTCGCTGGTAATCCCGTCGATTTTGGTATCACTGGGCGTGGGGCTGATGTTTGATCAATTGGGGTTTACCGTGCATTGGAGCAGCTCGGGATTTGGCGCACAGTTAACATGGACGCTGCCCTTTGGTCTGCTGATTATGTTTGCAGTCTTCAACCGGTTTGACAAAAGCTATGAAGAAGCGGCCAGAGATCAAGGCGCAACAGCTTGGCAAACCTTCGCGCATGTGGTGTTGCCCATCATTGCGCCCTCTTTGCTGGGTGTGGCGCTGTTTGGATTTACGCTCAGCTATGATGAATTTGCGCGGACCCTCTTAACCTCCGGCAGCTATAACACTCTGCCGCTTGAAATTTTCGGCATGACGACCAACGTCACCACGCCGGTTCTCTATGCATTGGGCAGCCTGACCACGGGGTTTTCATTCATCATGATTGGTGTTTTCTTTTTAACGTTTTGGATCATGTCTTCGCGCAAGAAACGAGCCGGCTCTGATGCTGGCGATGGGATGTTGTAA
- a CDS encoding ATP-binding cassette domain-containing protein, with product MTSDLELVALTKRYDGAMAVDAISHRFKTGGYACLLGPSGCGKTSTLRMIAGHETVTDGAVILQNKDISLMPPARRGTAMMFQNYALFPHLNIIDNVAFSLKMKGVTRSDRHKKAAEMLELVDMETFQNRFPDQLSGGQQQRVALARALVTRPQVLLLDEPLSALDPFLRVKMRAEMKKLQAELGISFIHVTHSQEEALGLADEIIVMNNAKIEQAGAAHSVFNEPKTEFVARFLGGHNVLDLPHGRVAIRRDAMRILPETDALISAQITAVEYQGIHVSLTAKVFGGQEVTILMADSAFFAAPSQPGEAVGLSWDQNAVHTLAA from the coding sequence ATGACATCTGATCTGGAATTGGTCGCACTCACAAAGCGCTATGACGGTGCTATGGCAGTTGATGCAATCTCTCACCGCTTTAAAACTGGCGGCTACGCCTGTCTTTTAGGGCCATCTGGCTGTGGCAAAACCTCAACGCTCAGGATGATCGCTGGGCATGAAACCGTTACCGATGGCGCTGTCATCTTGCAAAACAAAGATATTTCGCTGATGCCGCCAGCCCGCCGCGGCACCGCGATGATGTTTCAAAATTACGCACTTTTTCCCCATTTAAACATTATCGACAATGTTGCGTTCAGCTTAAAAATGAAGGGGGTGACCCGCAGCGATCGGCATAAGAAAGCCGCAGAAATGCTTGAGCTGGTAGATATGGAAACGTTCCAAAATCGGTTTCCTGACCAACTTTCCGGTGGCCAACAGCAAAGAGTGGCTTTGGCGCGCGCGCTGGTGACAAGGCCGCAAGTGTTGCTGCTGGATGAGCCGCTTTCGGCGCTAGATCCGTTCTTACGCGTTAAAATGCGCGCCGAAATGAAAAAACTTCAAGCCGAATTAGGGATTAGCTTCATTCACGTCACCCATAGCCAAGAAGAGGCGCTGGGCTTGGCCGATGAAATTATCGTTATGAACAATGCCAAAATTGAACAAGCAGGCGCCGCTCATAGCGTGTTCAACGAACCCAAAACCGAATTTGTGGCGCGGTTTCTTGGCGGGCATAACGTGCTTGATTTGCCGCATGGCCGCGTTGCCATTCGCCGCGATGCGATGCGCATTCTGCCCGAAACAGACGCGCTAATCTCGGCCCAGATTACCGCCGTTGAATATCAAGGTATTCACGTATCTCTCACGGCCAAAGTTTTTGGCGGGCAAGAAGTGACTATCCTGATGGCGGATAGCGCTTTCTTTGCTGCGCCAAGCCAACCCGGCGAGGCCGTTGGCCTAAGCTGGGATCAAAACGCTGTCCACACTTTGGCAGCATAA
- a CDS encoding ABC transporter permease, with amino-acid sequence MRANNTMIGWLQAAPLAIILGGFLVIPIIMIVVVSFWGATEWSIYPAFQFDNYEFLFSSWVTYSVFLKTFKYALVTWALTLLIGFTVAYFLAFHVRNLPWQIALFLLCTVPFWTSNIIRMISWIPFLGRNGIANQTLLSWGIVDEPLEWLLFSDFSVILAFVHLYTLFMVVPIFNSMMRIDRSLLEAATDAGANGLQTLWNVVIPLCKPGIMIGTIFVVTLVMGDFITVRFMSGSQSANVGRLISNDIGLLLYPSACATAVVLLCTVLIIIAIFLRLVDIRKEL; translated from the coding sequence ATGCGCGCTAATAACACGATGATTGGCTGGCTTCAGGCGGCGCCTTTGGCCATTATACTGGGCGGCTTCCTAGTGATCCCGATTATAATGATCGTTGTGGTCAGTTTTTGGGGTGCGACCGAATGGTCCATTTATCCCGCTTTTCAATTTGACAATTACGAATTTCTTTTTTCATCTTGGGTCACATATTCCGTCTTCCTCAAAACCTTTAAATACGCCCTTGTAACATGGGCATTAACGCTCCTTATTGGGTTTACGGTTGCGTATTTTCTGGCATTCCATGTGCGCAATTTGCCTTGGCAAATTGCCCTGTTTTTATTGTGCACGGTGCCGTTTTGGACATCAAACATCATCCGCATGATTTCTTGGATCCCGTTTTTGGGCCGTAATGGCATCGCCAATCAAACGCTTCTCAGTTGGGGTATTGTCGACGAACCACTTGAATGGCTGCTGTTTTCAGATTTCTCGGTGATTTTGGCCTTCGTTCACCTCTACACGCTTTTCATGGTGGTCCCAATTTTCAACTCAATGATGCGGATTGACCGCTCCTTATTAGAGGCGGCCACAGATGCGGGAGCCAATGGGCTTCAGACATTGTGGAACGTGGTGATCCCTCTTTGCAAACCCGGCATCATGATCGGAACGATCTTTGTGGTGACGTTGGTAATGGGGGATTTCATTACAGTGCGCTTCATGAGCGGCAGCCAAAGCGCCAATGTTGGGCGTTTGATTTCAAACGATATCGGCCTGTTGCTTTACCCGTCAGCCTGCGCAACGGCCGTGGTATTGTTGTGCACGGTGCTTATTATCATCGCGATTTTTCTTCGCCTCGTCGACATCCGAAAAGAGCTTTAA
- a CDS encoding extracellular solute-binding protein — protein MKETKLSRRNLLKGAAATAAFAGGSTLGTPMIWAQNIKDVTLRQIGTGVSNLNEIAEKVKEDLGFNLTMTALDTDSAAQRVATQPGSFDIADIEYISCKKVWPAGNLQAMDASKLDNYDKIAQTFRSGKLTPTSTIAQGTAPHTVGFVEGPNGKSFADHESGWMTMVPTIYNADTLGIRPDLIGRPIESWSELLNPEFKGKASILDISSIGIMDMAMVCEAMGEITYGDKGNMTKEEIDKTIAIFTEAKKNGQFRAFWKTFDESVNLMASGEVVIQSMWAPAITAVKSRGIPCVYQPLKEGYRSWGGGIGLAASLSGIEKEAAYEYINWYLSGWAGGFLMRQGYYSAVPETSKNFMTENEWGYWFEGKAATGDITSPFGDKLAVAGEKRDGGSFYDRMGAVKCWNSVMTENQYMVRKWNEFIAA, from the coding sequence ATTAAAGAAACCAAACTAAGCCGCAGAAATCTGCTTAAGGGCGCGGCTGCCACGGCTGCTTTTGCAGGAGGATCCACTTTGGGTACCCCAATGATTTGGGCGCAGAACATCAAGGATGTAACCCTGCGTCAGATCGGAACAGGCGTTTCCAACCTGAATGAAATTGCCGAAAAAGTGAAAGAAGATCTTGGCTTTAACCTCACCATGACGGCCCTGGATACCGACAGCGCAGCGCAGCGCGTTGCCACCCAACCGGGCAGCTTTGACATTGCAGATATTGAATATATCTCTTGCAAAAAAGTTTGGCCTGCTGGGAATCTGCAGGCTATGGATGCCAGTAAATTGGACAATTATGACAAGATCGCACAGACCTTTAGATCTGGAAAGCTCACCCCCACCAGCACGATTGCACAGGGCACGGCGCCGCATACGGTTGGCTTTGTCGAAGGTCCCAACGGCAAAAGCTTTGCAGATCATGAATCCGGTTGGATGACCATGGTGCCGACAATTTACAATGCAGATACTCTGGGCATTCGCCCCGATCTCATCGGCCGGCCGATCGAAAGCTGGTCCGAGCTTTTGAACCCAGAATTCAAGGGCAAAGCCTCTATTTTGGATATCTCTTCGATTGGCATCATGGATATGGCAATGGTTTGTGAAGCAATGGGTGAGATCACCTATGGCGACAAAGGCAATATGACCAAAGAGGAAATCGATAAAACGATTGCGATTTTCACGGAAGCCAAGAAAAACGGCCAATTCCGCGCCTTCTGGAAAACCTTCGATGAAAGCGTCAATTTAATGGCAAGCGGCGAGGTTGTGATCCAATCTATGTGGGCACCAGCCATCACAGCTGTAAAATCGCGCGGAATCCCGTGCGTGTATCAACCCTTGAAAGAGGGCTATCGCAGCTGGGGCGGGGGCATAGGGCTTGCAGCCTCATTGTCAGGTATCGAAAAAGAAGCGGCTTATGAATATATCAACTGGTATCTCTCGGGTTGGGCCGGCGGGTTCTTGATGCGCCAAGGCTATTATTCAGCCGTCCCTGAAACCAGCAAAAACTTCATGACAGAAAATGAATGGGGCTATTGGTTCGAAGGCAAAGCCGCAACGGGTGATATTACCTCTCCATTTGGCGATAAACTGGCCGTAGCCGGCGAAAAGCGTGATGGTGGATCTTTCTATGATCGCATGGGCGCGGTGAAGTGCTGGAACTCTGTGATGACAGAAAACCAGTATATGGTGCGCAAGTGGAACGAGTTTATCGCGGCCTAA